A genomic window from Anopheles ziemanni chromosome X, idAnoZiCoDA_A2_x.2, whole genome shotgun sequence includes:
- the LOC131290907 gene encoding pupal cuticle protein 27, producing the protein MKSLLLLSAVVTIIAAQRDYTTPVPILKQINRHNEDGSYSYGYEAADGTFKIETKYPNGEVQGKYGYVDDGGKLREIEYGASNRGFEPQGTDINVPPPTLSNSNYPPLGPNEEDDGQYREDPSIYYKDSRYNSKPAPYNPRPAPVAYNPAPQQYYRNTAAPEVPAATYQPQQPQPQHRFQPQPQPQQQQYYQPAVPQHRADQWHPNAKVDINTGSYSLSYTGR; encoded by the exons CTACTTCTGTCTGCGGTAGTGACGATTATTGCAGCCCAGAGAGACTACACCACCCCGGTACCGATCCTGAAGCAGATCAACCGACACAACGAGGACGGTAGCTACAGCTACGGCTATGAGGCCGCCGACGGCACGTTCAAGATCGAGACCAAATACCCTAACGGAGAGGTACAAGGCAAGTATGGCTACGTGGACGACGGTGGCAAACTGCGCGAGATCGAGTACGGTGCGAGCAACCGTGGATTCGAACCGCAAG GTACCGATATCAACGTGCCACCGCCGACACTGAGTAACAGCAACTACCCGCCGCTCGGCCCGAACGAGGAAGATGACGGCCAGTATCGGGAGGATCCAAGCATCTACTACAAGGATTCCCGCTATAACTCCAAGCCGGCACCGTACAACCCGCGGCCCGCACCGGTAGCCTACAATCCGGCACCGCAGCAGTACTACCGCAACACGGCCGCCCCCGAGGTGCCGGCGGCGACGTACCAGCCCCAGCAGCCGCAACCCCAACACCGATTCCAGCCTCAgccgcagccgcagcagcagcagtactaCCAGCCAGCCGTTCCTCAACACCGTGCCGACCAGTGGCACCCGAATGCCAAGGTGGACATCAACACGGGCTCCTACTCGCTCAGCTACACCGGCAGATAG